The following nucleotide sequence is from Camelus bactrianus isolate YW-2024 breed Bactrian camel chromosome 19, ASM4877302v1, whole genome shotgun sequence.
CTAAAAGAAGGCTAACAATAATACAATTTCATCTACTTCTGTGAGGTTTAAATAAGGTGAGGTACATAAAGGTTTTCACAGATTGGGGCACAACCGATGACAGCCAGCCCACACCAGCTCGTGGGAGCCAGTTGTGGGCATCTTTTTCAAATCCTGCTTCCAGTGATACCATGTGGGTCGCTTGAAATCACCTGGTGGGAGTGTTTATACCATGGATATCAGCAAACACTACAAATGagcactttcttttttctttttagtttttagaacCAGTCATTAAGCATTTACTAGCCTACTCCCAGCACATCATAAGCACCCCACAAACACTAGCTATTATTATCTGTAATGCTCTGGTTTTTATAAGGACAGGGATTCATATATTACTTGGACAATTTTTAAAGTGCAGATGAGTCGCTGCCTAAGTGAACAACAAGGCAGCTTTGTGGGAAAGGGAGCTGTGATGGGGGGTGGGTGTCATGGGAGGCTGATGGTGCCTCTTAGCAATGAGGACAAACACCTTTGGGGAGTGGGTGGAAAAGTGGCTGGACTGTGGCCAGGCTCACTGCAGTTGGTGACTCACAGCCTAAAAATACCCCAGAGCTGGGAGTGCTGGGGGGAAGGGGCAGGCGGTAGTATTTCTGTTTTCCATCCTTTTGCAAACCCAACCACTGATATGTGCCTTTGGATGTCAGTTCCATCAAAGGACAGATCCGATGCCCTGGCTGAAGCTCCACTTACGTGTCTTCCCCTGTGATGACATGTGACCTGCAGGGGGCTCGAGCCACTGAGTCCTGGTATTCAAATAAACACTTAGGCAGCAACATAGACCAAAAGGGAAGGTAATTTTATCTTTACTGGAGTTTCTGAAGGAAACCCTAAGGGAAGTAAAACACCACTCCCCTGTAAAATCCTCTTTCCCCAACCCGGTGTCTCAGTATTTCATACTCCCAGCAGTGGTCCTTCCAacaatctctctttctcttcttaactCTAAACTGCTTGATTCACATCTCAAAAGTATCCGCCTCTAAGGCAAGTGTGATACCCATTCACAGAGGTCAGATTCCTGGGAAAAGAGCAGgtgagagagggacagaggaagaCTTGGAGGGAAAAACAGGCAATACCAAGCCCACAGGGGAAGGAGCTGCGATTTTAATAATTTCGATGGGGTTGGAGTTGCCAGACAAAATACGGATTACTCatcaatttgaatttcagataaacagatACAGGTTTCATATAAGTATCCTCAGTTCGTACTTACGCTTAacctgtatttgttttttatctgaaattcaaatggaACCAGGtgtcctatatttttatttgctaaacctGGCAACCCTAGATGGGAAACTCCTGAAGGAATCTGAAGCCAAGGAGGGATAATCTAATTTAGGATTTAATACATACATTTACTATATACATTTGCTTGATTTGgttgattttatttaatatataaaattactcTAAGTAAGTTCAGAAGACTCACGGACATATAAATAAGTTCCAGAGGCATTTAGACACAGGATGCAAAGTCTCCATCCACCTGGTAAAGCAGTGGATACAGATTGGAGCCTGGGCAGACCCCCCACTGGCCCCGAGGAACTGTGGGTGTCTCCGCTCTTCCTGGTCTTCACTTTGCACCATCCTTTTCTGGTTATCAAGGCCTTTCACGTCCAATATTTCACTCCGTCATTACCCACATTCCCTTGTGGAAAGTTGGTCACATCAATTGTTATTATGCCATCGCTAtgcagatgtagaaactgaggctcagagaggtgaagtgacctactcaaggtcacacagggagGCAGCCGAAGGGCCAAGGTTATAACTCAGGTCTGGGCAACTCCAAAGCTCTTTCTCCTTGGCCCCACTGCTCTCTGTTCATCCAGATATCCATCCGGCAGGCCTGTCTAGCTGTGCTGGATGCTTGCTGCCTGGCCCAGCTGTCAGGAGCAGGATGGAGCGCCTGGGACCAGCTGCTGGCCTTGGAGCCTGTCGTGTCTTCGCTGGAGCCGGGCATGAAGGTGGCGGACCCTCCTTGCCTCCTGGCTTGTGAAGAAGGAGGCAGCGATGCTGTGCCGCAGGCGGCGGGCATAGGTCTCCAGGAGGACGGTGGAGCCAGCCACAAGCTGCAGGGCGCCCGCGGCCAGGGGCGCGGCTGTGTGCGGGCGCCGGGCGGGCAGCAGCGGGCAGCCAGCGGCGGTGAAGCGGAGCTCCCAGTGGAAGGAGTGGTGGGCGGAGAGGAAGGGGCTCTCCGGAGGTGGCTGGTTAAAGAGGAAGGGGATGAAGCCCAGGACTGTGTATGCAGccttcaaaaagaaggaaaaagcaaagtcAGTGGACACACACCCCAGCTGTTCCCTGCCCCCCAGCACAGACGGCCACTTGTAGGGCTGGCCGGGTCCAACTTTCCCtgccctcatctgcaaaatgggcctGGACATAACCCTGGCCTCCAGGGGTTTGAGGATGGCCAAATGACATCAGGTGTTTGAAATGGGCTTTCTGTTGAATAAAAAGCACTGTACAATTGCTAcctgtttattattattcttttggcagagaatatttcagagaaaacaaattcataCTTTTTGCTGAGCCCTTAGTGAATCCCTCAGATGCTCTAGTCCATCAAATAAGCACAGTTTTATGAGGTCAAGCCCAGTGGGAGCCTCATTTAAAAGATGCCAACCTAAGGTCACACCATGGATTACACGTGGCCCACCCAAGGGTTAGTCCCAGCCGGTGGTGGTCTCCCAATATCCTGCTAGTAAGTATTAGGCTCTCCAATTTCCTTGGGGCATGTTGGAGCAAGAAGAGTGGTGTCtagggaggcagggaggtcagAGCTTAACCGTTTGAGCTTTAGGGCCAGACTTCGTGGGTTGGAACCTGGTTCTGCTACAGACAACTCCATTAGGTACAGTTGCTGGGGACCCACAGTACTTTGAGGGGCCTAcgaaaatgtcttattttcttttaaaatcagaattaaaatacAGACTGCTAAGGTGAAGAactatataatattaatatatttgtcCTTTTAGTATTAATATATTAGTCATTATACCAATGcagttattcatatttttaatggagaacaGAGTCCATGAAAGTCAACCTGCCTAGGGCCCACCAGAGTCACAGACACAGGTTGGTTCTGCCACGTACAGGTAGGATGAATTTGGACAGATTCACTAACTTCCCTGAGTCTCGGTGTCTTCATCAATAAAATAGTGATGATTGTAATTTCTGTCTTCCTGGATCACAGTGGCGATTAAATGAGCTATCTTGTTTCATCAGTTCtgggattcatttttttttccccacatcttAACATCTTTGAGATCAAGCGCATCTTCAAATCAATATGACTCCGAACTGGGTTCGGCCATTGTGCTAATTCTTGCTTTCTGAGAGGATCAGAGGGTGCCAGCAGCAAAACCTGCAGAGTAGGTGTCCGCAGTTAGGAGGAAAATGCTGGAAACCACAGTGGAGGATCCCCAGTGCTCTCTCTCACTCGAAGGCACAGAGAACAGTGAAAAAGCCACAGACTCTTAAGAACTCAGCCTGAGTCATTCCAGAGTCAGGCTTGCATGGGAGGACGTTTTAGGAAAACCTTcacaaaattactatttttcttgTTATCTTTCCATGAGAAAGATGATAAAGTAAATCTGTATTACATAATCAGTGAACTATTTTATACGAATACAATCAAAAATCTAAATGATAAAGCATTGTCATGGTTTAATTGGCAGCCTTTTCTCATCTAATGATGCATAAAATGATGGCGTGGTTTGCAATCAATGgcatcttagatttgatgaaatacaGAAGATCAGGTAATAGTACATCGCCTAACATGTTTCTTTACTGTGACCGACAGCAAGAAATGCATTTTATGAAGAAAATTTTCGTAGAATAATACATCCCCATCACCTACAATATACTCTAATAAATTTCTAGTCTATTgtaattcattcaaaaaaaacAGCGAGAATAAGCCCCTACATTGATTAAATTGACTTCATGCAATTTGAAGAACACTTTCCTAGtatataataaatgctcaataaatattagctattaataTTATTAGCTCAGGGTCTGAGTTTTGGTATGTTTTATGGACTTTTATGTGAGATCTcaccatttaaaattaaaaaaaataaaaagatatgtggccaagggaaaaaaacccacaaatctTTATGAGATAGTAAATATAACCAATAGTAaatagatagtaaatattttatgttattattaatatagcaaatattttaggttttgcagaACCTACAATCTCTGTTGCATTGACTCAGCTTTGCCTTCGTGGAGCAGCCACAGCCAATCCATAAACAAATGGCACAGCTGTGTCCAATAAAACTcaatttacaaaaacaggagGCTGGCAGGATTGGCCCCAGGGCTGCAGTTGGTAGACTCCTGATCTAGACCATTCCTCAGCCCTCCTCCAGTCCGTCGTATGCAGATGTGAGCGGGTCATAGTAGCCACTATCTGTTAAACACGTACTGTGTGGCCTGCAACCTACTAGGTACTTCTGGAGACTACCACATTTTAAGACTTACGGTAACGTTGTAGGGTAAGGAGGATCGACCGGTTTGTACAAGTCAGAAAAATGAGACTGGGACATGCTGCCCTGTGTGAAGACTGACCTTGGTGGGGGACAGGGGGAGCAAATTATTTCGATGTTCCCGGGTACCAGTATCCTCACTGGCAGTGAGAGCCCACTGCATCAGGCTGTCATGGGAATTAAATAGAGCATTTGCCAGTGCCCCTGGATCTCATAGCTCTTCCGAGGACTGTGACTTGAAGGCTAATAAAATTCCACTTTGAGTCAAGGGTTTAATGAGCCCTACCCTTTCCCTCCAGGAGATGACTATGCCCGCCTTCCCGCTGTTGCACTTACATCGTACTTGACCGTGAGCGTGAtgggcacagcaggcagcttctgAGCCCAGTCCACAGCTGCCTGAGCCAGGAGAAAGGCCACATGGTCTGTGGCCACCGTCACAGCCGTGGACACCAGGAGCAGGGTGAGCAGACCCAGCCTTAGGAGACAGCTCAGCAGCTCCCCCTGGGACAGCCTCGGCCGGGCCGCCCAGAGCAGCCAGGCTGGCGGGGAGGACACCAGGTGTGTGGCCCCGACCTCTGCCAGCTGCTGAGCCAGCTGCCGTGTGGCGTAGATGTTATCAAACCGCAGGTCAGTCAGGTAGCGATGGAGGTACCAGGCTGAGTCCACCAGGAGGCCCAGCATAAGGAGCCCTGTGACCAGCCGCTGACTCCACAGGGCTGCCCCCTGGGCCAAGGACTCCAGGCCGGAGAAGTCCTCCAGGACCTGCTGAGTGaccctgagcatgtggagctGGAAGGCAGAGCCATTGTCCTGGGCCTGGAGCATCAGGCCCTGGCCGCCCACTTGGCTGTCAGGGCCCAGAGCCCGGGATGCCATGTGCAGCTGGTGAGTGGTGTTGAGCAGACTCTCCAGGGAGCCCTCAGTGACACACCTCAGCACCTGCCCAGCTGCGTGCATGTTGGCCAAGACGTTAGGCACCACGGCGACGGCCAGGGTGGCGGTACTCCAGGACAGGAGCAGGCGGCGGCCCTGCTCCGTGCCCAGGGTGGGCACGCTGAGCGCAAACAGGCAGCGGGCTGGAGGCACCAGACCCAGGCTCAGGAACACTAGGAGGCCACAGATGGTGGCCACCACAGCCGAGGGCTCCAGAGGATAGAGCAGCGAGGACACCAGCCAATGGTAGGTCAGACCTGCAGCAGCAACAGTCAGGGACCCGCACAGGAGGAGCTGGGTCAGCAGCTGGCCACAGCTGGCTGGAACAGGCCGGGAGAAGGCAATCCAGGCGGCCTGCAGCAGGGCAAGGGCCTTGCAAAGCCCCAGGTACCAGACTCTCCACCTGCACTCAAGGAAATTGGGAGAACTTCTATCAAGAGAGTTGGAGGGTTGTGTGTCTGCCCAATGCCCCTGCCCTACAAACTCTTCAACTGCTAATAGGCTCCACCCCTTTACCCACGGGGGTGGGCACTCTTCCCGGGTGGGCCAATCAGAGTAAGCCATCCTAAACCCACATAACCCAAGCTGAGCCAATCAGAACCTTCCACACGATTATTCTCACTGCGTTGTCAGGGAGGAACCCAGTTTCCAAGCAGTCCTTGAGGATGTGAGGATAACATCTGGGCTGCTTGTCTTGTGAGGACAGCTGGCCCAAGGGAATGATGGAGTCGCAAAGAGAGAAGCACGGATGAAAGAGAGggaatgaaagagagaaacagggagagacGCTATTTCATTTGCATTCTCAGCCCCATCAGGCCTGACCACTGACTGTTTTCTTGCCTATGGCCCCAGGGTCCAAGGTCCCCAGACCTACCCAGTCTGGATGAGGTGCTCTGCTGCTCCCTGGAGGGCCCTCATGCTCCCTGAACAGCTGCGGATCCTGGCAGGCGGGCTCAGGCAGCGACCACGGCAGATGAAGGGAGGGAAAATGTGTCCTCCAGGACTTGGGAAACTGTCACTTCTGCTTTTCTGCCCTTAAGTGCTCCTGGTGGCTTTGTCCCGCCCTGCCTGGGCCCACCTCCCAGGGGGTTGGGCAAGCTGCCTCATCCTCTCCCAGGCAAGATCCAGtggaaggggtgggaggagagaacaTGCCTTTTCCAAGCAACCTCTCTAATCCTGATAGTCAGGAGGTACAATtagtcccatttcacagaagaggaaactgaggcacagagaagccatACAGCTCATCAGTGGTAGTTCTGGGATTAGAACTCATCTGggcttcccctttccctccccctgcGCAGTTGCAGGCAGAGGCTGATCCGTAACTCTTAGAAGGTGGAAACCCACAGGAGACAACTATCTCTGCTGAGACTCTTTCCAGTCATCAGTGGCTCTGGTCTCCCTCTCAGCTCCCTTCCTGTCTCTAGCCCAATGCGGATCTAGCTCCAAATCACAGCTCTGTCCCTCTCTAGCTGGGTGATCTTGGGCGGGTGACCTCATCTCTCCGTCTTACTTTCCCCCTCTGAAGGAGGCATGATAATAAcggttaacatttactgagcacttgccaAGTATCAGGCACGCTTCTAAACAGTTTCTATCCGAATTCACTCAATCCATTCCTCACACAGCCCCTCGTGGTAGGGACTGATATTTTCACTCTTCAGTTCAGAAAACTAAGATCCAGAGAGTTAAGTCCCTTAACCCAGCCACTCAGCTAGTAACAAGTAGAGCCATGATTTATATCCAGCAACCCTGCTCCAGAGTCTTCCAGTCGGCTACTGTGCCCtactggaggggagggaagaattcACAAGATTCATGGTGACCTTGGGATGCAGCTGGCTctgcaggcactcagtaaacgtGAAGCCCCTGTTTGTGGGCTCTGCCGTCAGCACCGCCCTGCAGGTACACTTTGGGGCAGTTCTGAAAGCCAATCTCCACCTGGAAAGCagacactcccctccccctccacagtGTTTCTGTGCCTCATCACTACCAGCAGGAccgcctcctccaggaggcctctCCTGAGCCCCTGCCCCTCATCCTTCAGGATGGATCAGTGAGGGGGCACACTTACACAATATTCCAGAATCCTTGTCATTTTTCCCTTCTAAGGACATTGGGTCACTCGCTCAGGCCTAAAGGAGGCTGTCCCATGGCCCAGATAAGGGAAGTGGCATTCTCATAGTCACACAATTGGATGAGACACCTGTGGCCCTCAGAGGGCCTAAACTTCTTCCCAGGTCACAAGCCCCTCCAGGACGGCAGGCCAGCTGCCAAGTCTGCAAAGAGCTGAGCACACAGAGGAGACCAAGGGCAGGAAGCACACGTACCTGCAGGGGCAAAGCTGGCCGGGTGGAAACAGCGGGGAACTGCCGCATGCAGACCCTTTGCAAAGGGCGGCTTCTATTCCACTCCAGCTGAGGGTTGAAGCCCCTTGAAAATGAGGCCCAACTTTACCAGGgtgtccagtttttccaaagatGTCAGTCATCCCCATTTTTTCCCAGTTATTCCCATTTTTATGTAAAAGTCTCCAAGTTTTAAaagctggcatttttttttaaaaatgagagaccATGGTGCAGGCTAACCTTGGTAGGTCTGTGGGCCGGAGCCGGTGAGGCTGCCAGTTAGTAACCTCTGCAGGGGGCCTCAGTGGGACCCATGCAGGGAGCTGCTGGCCGCTCCTCTGACCT
It contains:
- the OCSTAMP gene encoding osteoclast stimulatory transmembrane protein, translated to MAYSDWPTREECPPPWVKGWSLLAVEEFVGQGHWADTQPSNSLDRSSPNFLECRWRVWYLGLCKALALLQAAWIAFSRPVPASCGQLLTQLLLCGSLTVAAAGLTYHWLVSSLLYPLEPSAVVATICGLLVFLSLGLVPPARCLFALSVPTLGTEQGRRLLLSWSTATLAVAVVPNVLANMHAAGQVLRCVTEGSLESLLNTTHQLHMASRALGPDSQVGGQGLMLQAQDNGSAFQLHMLRVTQQVLEDFSGLESLAQGAALWSQRLVTGLLMLGLLVDSAWYLHRYLTDLRFDNIYATRQLAQQLAEVGATHLVSSPPAWLLWAARPRLSQGELLSCLLRLGLLTLLLVSTAVTVATDHVAFLLAQAAVDWAQKLPAVPITLTVKYDAAYTVLGFIPFLFNQPPPESPFLSAHHSFHWELRFTAAGCPLLPARRPHTAAPLAAGALQLVAGSTVLLETYARRLRHSIAASFFTSQEARRVRHLHARLQRRHDRLQGQQLVPGAPSCS